From the genome of Halomonas sp. LR3S48:
GGTTCACGGCCACGCGCTCCATACCGCCCATCTTCAGCGAACGAACCACCACCAGGGTACGCATCAGGAGATTGCCTTACGTTGCAAAGAAGGAAAGACACGTCGCCCCGTGGCGACCTGCCAACGCCAGATATGCGTTACCAGCCCACCGGCGATCAAATTCTGGACATAAGCCCCGGTCCAGAAGCTGCCATAGGATTCGAACTGACTGACGATCGCATAAAAGACGAAGAACCCGGCCCCGAACAGCGCCATGTCGCCGGGCATCACATCTGCACGCCACGCCCGCCAGGTACCGAGGCCGATCCAGGCTATCAGCGCGAGCACCACGGACAAGCCCAGCAGGCCATAGCTCACCAGAATCTCGAGAAGCGTGTTATGCAGGTGCCCGTAAAGCTCCTTGGTCTTGTCCGGCAGCCAGTCCGTGTGCTCGATGACAAGGCTTCGGCCCTCTTCGCCCCAGCCGACCAGCGGACGTTCGGCAATCCACTCTACCGCGGCGCGCCAGGTCAGCAACCGGTTACCGATGCTGCTGTAGGGAATCGACTTCCAGTCGCCTTCCATCGCCTGAGCGATAATGTGCTCCTCATTGGTCAGCCGCTTGGTCACCGGCTCATGCAAGGCAATTGCCCCGGCCAGTATGACCAACGCCATGATGGCGAGGCCCCACCAGGAGCGATGCGAGGATTTACGACTCCCCCACCACACCAAGGCCGGCAATAGCACCATTACCACCAGCACCGCGAGCCACACGGCCCGGGTCTGGGTGATCACGATCCCCGCCAGACATACCAGCAGGGCCAGCGACCACAGCAGGCGCCGCCCCCATACTAGAGCACCATCCCCACGCCAGCAGCGACCGGCAAAGCACACCAATCCGATCAGGCCGGTGCCGAACAGCATGGCGTCATGCTGGGAGTTCCTTATAGGGAACTCGGCCCGAACCCCTTGCAGACCCAATTGCCATTGCAAAAGGCTCCCTTCGAGCAAGAAGACGGCCCCCAGCAGGCCTGCCAGACCCAAACTCCAGACCAGCAGGGTGGCGCGCGTACTTCCCCACAGCCACCAGGCCAGGCCAATGAACAGAAACCACTTGGCAAGCCGATCGAGCCTGGGATTGTCCGGCACCCACTCAGGATGATTGAGGTAACCGGCACTCCAGGAAATCAGTTGCACCACCACGACGGCCAACAGCAGCCATAGCGGACCGCTGCCACGGATGCCCCGCCCCCAGCGCAGGACGGCAAAGAGCCCCGTCAGGGCCATGAGGGTACCGGCCTGCTCAGCGAGACCGTGCTCGATCAGGCGCAACCCGGCGTAGAGCAGCACGCACAGCAGACCCAACCAGCACAACCAAAGGGGAGAACGCCAGGCGGGATCGGGTTCGCCCGGCTCAAGTAGGGATAGGGGGTGCCTCACTGCTGCGCCACTCTTTGCATCATTAGGGAAGCGGGCATGGTAGCAGATTCCGCTCCGCTAAAACGACGTTGCCGCGCAGAGGCGCGGCAACGAAGGCGACTACGGCACATACCGAATTCAGCGTGCGCCGAATCCCGTGAACAAGATACGAACGGTTTTCAATATGATCAATACATCCAGCCACAAAGAGAAGTGCTTGATGTAATAGAAATCGTACTGCAGCTTCTTGACCATGCCTTTTACCTGGGCAGCATAGCCCTGTTCGACCTGCGCCCAACCGGTGATGCCCGGCCGTACAACATGGCGATAGCTGAAGAAAGGCACGTCGACTTCATACCATTCCGAAAGGGCTACCGATTCAGGCCGCGGGCCAATGAAGCTCATCTCGCTCTTGAGGATATTGAAAATCTGGGGCAGCTCATCGAGGCGGTACTTGCGGATCACACGACCCACTCGCGTAATACGGGGGTCGTCCTCTGAGATGGTGAAATCCTCACCGCTCATGTCGTGGTACATACTGCGGAACTTGTACATCAGGAATGGTCGAGCGCGGTAGCCCATGCGCGGCTGCAGAAAGAACACCGGGCCCTTACTATCCAGCTTGATGGCGGCGGCAATGATGAGCATGACCGGCAGCAGAATGGGCAAGAGCAGCAGAGCGCCGATATAGTCGATCACTCGCTTGAAGCCGACATAAAAGAGAGACGGCAGCAGGCTACCGAACTCGTTCTCCGACAAGTGATCGATCTTGACCCGGCCGGAAATTGATTCGGCCACCTGCCGCACGTGATAGACGGGAATATGGCTGAGTGTGCAGCGGGCCAGAAACATCTCCCATTCAGCCGGCAAATCCTGGGCACGCAGGTCCGCCACTACGCCATCCACTCTCATCTTTTCCAGGTCGGGCCGCTCGAGCAGACGAATATCGGCGCGGCGCGTCCCTATCAATTGACGCACCTCCCCGAACGGCACCAGTGCCAGCTTGGGCTTGCGGAAGCGTCGACTGATGAAATACCCGAGATAGAACCAGGCGAGGCTGACCAGGTAACCGCCGAACAGCACCTGGCGCGTATAGCCCTCACGGGTGAACAGCAGTAGCGCCACCGCGATGAGGAAAGCGAAGGTCACCGTCGGCATGATAT
Proteins encoded in this window:
- a CDS encoding O-antigen ligase family protein, giving the protein MRHPLSLLEPGEPDPAWRSPLWLCWLGLLCVLLYAGLRLIEHGLAEQAGTLMALTGLFAVLRWGRGIRGSGPLWLLLAVVVVQLISWSAGYLNHPEWVPDNPRLDRLAKWFLFIGLAWWLWGSTRATLLVWSLGLAGLLGAVFLLEGSLLQWQLGLQGVRAEFPIRNSQHDAMLFGTGLIGLVCFAGRCWRGDGALVWGRRLLWSLALLVCLAGIVITQTRAVWLAVLVVMVLLPALVWWGSRKSSHRSWWGLAIMALVILAGAIALHEPVTKRLTNEEHIIAQAMEGDWKSIPYSSIGNRLLTWRAAVEWIAERPLVGWGEEGRSLVIEHTDWLPDKTKELYGHLHNTLLEILVSYGLLGLSVVLALIAWIGLGTWRAWRADVMPGDMALFGAGFFVFYAIVSQFESYGSFWTGAYVQNLIAGGLVTHIWRWQVATGRRVFPSLQRKAIS
- a CDS encoding exopolysaccharide biosynthesis polyprenyl glycosylphosphotransferase; the encoded protein is MKRKYERRHSRWYEMLLLGLGIHVLMGLPLVIMLPSLERWGWGFWHYLPDVRSNTLIAIGLAFMATALTLRRMSRFPGAQLAANIMPTVTFAFLIAVALLLFTREGYTRQVLFGGYLVSLAWFYLGYFISRRFRKPKLALVPFGEVRQLIGTRRADIRLLERPDLEKMRVDGVVADLRAQDLPAEWEMFLARCTLSHIPVYHVRQVAESISGRVKIDHLSENEFGSLLPSLFYVGFKRVIDYIGALLLLPILLPVMLIIAAAIKLDSKGPVFFLQPRMGYRARPFLMYKFRSMYHDMSGEDFTISEDDPRITRVGRVIRKYRLDELPQIFNILKSEMSFIGPRPESVALSEWYEVDVPFFSYRHVVRPGITGWAQVEQGYAAQVKGMVKKLQYDFYYIKHFSLWLDVLIILKTVRILFTGFGAR